The segment ACGCGACTGATGATGTGGCCAAGTATCGAGATCAATTCCGGCGGCGTGTCACTCGCGGTCAGTGTTATCATCGGCCCTACTTGGGTTGCCGCGAGTTTGCGGCCTCGTTTAGCGACCCGGATGGAGCTGAGCGGCCGATTGATCTGACCTGCGATCTCGGTCCGATGCTCTTTGATCTTGACTATACACCAGACCGGTCCGGTCGGGGCACACCACATTTCTTCAGCGCCAGACTTGATTGCGGCATTCTGCGAATACCGCCAGAGGAATATCGAAGGAGGATGAGCGATGCTACTGCAACAACTTCGTGATTACTCCGAGCGGTTAGAGCTGCCACCGCCGATGTATCTTAAGACGCCGATCACGTGGCTGATTGAGTTGGATGTGAACGGCAACTTCCGAGGATTTGTAGCGACTGAAGGTAAAGGCGGAAAGAAAGATCGAGGCAAAGAGTATCTGGCTCCTCATGTTGCACGTTCTTCGGGAGTTCGAGCGAAACTTCTGGCGGATACTGGCGAATACGTCCTCGGCATAGCCAGGGAAAAAAGTAGGCCAGAACGGGTCGAGGAGTGCCACAGGGCTTTTGTTGATTTGGTGAGGACGTGCGCAAAGGAAACCAATGAGCCATCGGTTGCTGCTGTTCTCCGGTTTCTCGAAAGTGCTGACCTTAAGGCTCTCCAGCTACCAGGGGATTTCGATCCCGGAGACGTTCTCACCTTTCGCGTGGACGGCGTCATGCCAATTGATTTGCCATCAGTGAAGAACTTTTGGGCCTCGTTCGCCACAGGTCAGCCCGACGATCAATCTGCATCAAAGCCCATGCAGTGCCTCATCTGTGGCGAGCTACGACCCGCCGTCAAGCGACTTCCGATCAAGATCAAACGTATCCCCGGTGGACAAACGTCCGGCATGGCGATCATTTCGGCGAATGTGCCCGCGTTTGAATCCTACGGGCTGGAAGCGTCACTGATTGCGCCGACCTGCCAGGACTGCGGTGAGCGGTTCAGCAAAGCGGCTAATGAGTTGATCGAAAACGAGCAGACACACATCACCATCGGCCCGATTGTATATCTTTTCTGGACGAAGCAGGAGCATACCTTCTCGTTTGCGACGCTGTTGTCATCGCCCGAGCCGGGTGAAGTCAAGGCGCTGATGAGTTCGGCCTTCGGCGGGAAGGAGACAGCGGCACAGTTAGACACGATGCCTTTCTATGCGACTGCCTTTTCAGCCAGCGGCGGGCGCGTCGCAGTGCGCGAGTGGTTGGATACTACCGTCGAAGAAGCCAAGCGGAATCTGGCCCGCTACTTTGCCCTTCAGCGCATTGTGGAGCGTGACGGCACGGAGGGCAAGCCGCTTGGCCTGTATGCACTGGCTTCTTCTACCGTGCGCGACGCCAGCAAAGAACTTCCGCCCAATGTGCCCAAAGCGTTGCTGCATGTCGCGCTCAAAGGTGGTCCATTGCCAATGTGGTTGCTGTTTCAAGCGGTCAAACGCAATCGCGCCGAACAGGGCATCACACGCCCTCGGGCGGCGCTCATTAAGATGGTTTTACGTTCACAGCAAGATTCTGACCCAATGGAGGAAACTATGATTGAACTGGACACCAGCAATCGAAATCCGGCGTACTTGTGCGGGCGGCTGCTTGCCTTGCTCGAAGCTGTGCAGCGAGCCGCTATTCCTGGAGCAAACACGACGATCACAGATCGGTTCTTTGGCACGGCTTCCTCTGCGCCCGCTTCCGTCTTCGGTCGGCTACTGCGGGGCGCGCAAGCTCATCTGGGCAAGCTCCGCCGGGAGAAACCCGGTACTCACGAAGCACTCCAACGCAAGTTAGAAGAAGTACAGGCCGGACTGACAACATTTCCCAAAACGCTCACGTTGGAAGAGCAAGGGCTTTTCAGTCTCGGCTATTACCATCAACGAGCTGCTGATCGTGCTGCCGCCATCGCTTACAAACAATCTCAACAAAAGGAAACTGCTTAACTCAAATCTCAGTAATCAGGAGGAAATCGCGATGACAAACGAAATCTATACTGATCCCAAACGACGCCATGACTTTGTGCTTCTCTTCGATGTAACCGACGGCAATCCCAACGGCGACCCGGATGCGGGCAACTTACCTCGCGTAGACCCGGAGACTATGCAAGGACTGGTGACTGATGTGTGTCTCAAACGCAAGGTCCGAAACTATGTACTTACTACCAAGCGGACAGAGAGCGCACCAATGCCCGGCTACGATATCTATGTCAAAGAACGAGGTGTTTTGAATCGAGAGCATCAGCGCGCCTACAGTGCCCGCAATATCGAAGTTGGCGAGCCTGCGTCCCTTCTTGTTCCACAAGACTTGGTGCCAGTGTTTGCGCCAAATGGAGAGCCGGTTGACTTGCCCGAAGGCTTCACTCTGAAAGAGGGTGAAGGTGATGGTACGTGGACTTTAAACTACTCGGGGCTTCTCGATGCGGGCGAACAGAAAGAGGCGATGAAACAGATCGAGGAAAGCCTCGGCAAGAAAGGCAAAGATTTTGCCTCAAAGGTCGTCAAGAGCGCCAAGAGCCGTAAGCCCACGGCCGAAGAGGTAGACTCAGCTCAAAGCTGGATGTGTCAACAATACTTTGACATTCGAGCGTTTGGTGCCGTGATGTCTACCGGGATAAACTGTGGTCAGGTCAGAGGCCCTATTCAACTGACTTTTGCTCGTTCCGTTGATCCGGTCGTGCCGTTAGATCTTTCAATTACACGGGTTGCCGTGACTAGGGAAGAAGACGCCGCCAAGGAAAGGGAGATGGGGCGAAAAGCGTTGGTACCCTATGGCCTCTACATTGGCTATGGCTTCGTCAATCCTCATTTCGCGGCGCAGACTGGATTATCCGAGGAAGATTTGTCCCTGCTTTGGGAGGCGCTCCAGCGTATGTGGGACCTGGATCGCTCGGCAAGTCGTGGCCTGATGGCGTGTCGGGGACTTTATGTGTTTACTCACGAAAACGCGAAAGGCAACGCACCAGCCCACAAGCTGTTTGAGCGAATCAGAGTTCAGCGCAAAGCTGGCGTCGAGGCCCCCCGGCAGTTCTCTGATTACATCGTCACCATCGCTGACAAAGACTTGCCGCCGGGTGTCACGCTGAAAGCACTGGTGGAGTAGCCCTATGCCGGATAGATCGGATCAAATCTGGGCTGACTCTGAACTGGTGATGATCTCCGCGCTGGAGCATTACTCGTATTGCCCGCGCCAGTGCGCGTTGATCCATCTGGAGCAGACATTCGATGAGAACCTCTACACCATTCGAGGCCAACTTCTGCACGAACGCGTAGACGAACCTGCAAGCGAGCTTCATGGGGAGGTAAGAATCGAACGCGCGCTGCCACTGTGGTCTAAGCGACTTGGACTTGTCGGAAAAGCCGATGTCGTTGAGTTCCACCCGACGCCCGGCAGTGGGCGAGAATTGAAACCCTATCCCGTCGAGTACAAAGTCGGACCGCGTCGCAAATGGGGTCATGATGATCTCCAACTTTGCGCGCAGGCGATCTGTCTGGAAGAGATGACCGGCCAATCTGTCCCGTGCGGCGCGGTCTATCACCACGGTTCGCGCAAACGCCGAGAGGTGGTATTCGACGAGCCGTTGCGACAGCGCGTGATAGAAACGGTGGCCGCTGTTCGTCAGATGTTGGCTACAGAGACGCTGCCACCCGCCGTCAACGATGCCCGCTGCGAACATTGCTCGCTCAAGGAGTCCTGTCTGCCGAAAGTGGTTGGAGAAGCTGCGCGGCTACAGGCGATCCGGTTATCTCTGTTTCGCGCAAACGACTCAACGTGAGACGCAAGCGAATTCTTCATGTGCGATTGCGTGCCACGATGCGTGAAAACGTGGGAGCGCCCGCTTCGAGTGGGCTCAAGCGAGCACACCCCGCAGGCGTGCGCTCCCAGCGATTTTCACGTGAATCGCTCATGAGCACCGCGCTCGCCACGAAGCGTGAATTGGCTATTCAAGGGAGAAAGCGCCGTCGCCGCTTCGCTCTGTCGGCGCACTCCAAGATAAAGTCACGAATCGCCCATGAGCACCGCGCTCGCCACGAAGGATGAAAATACAATTCTTTCGTGAGCTTCGTGTGTTTTGTGGGCTCTTTTCACAGCAATCACTCATGGGCAATGAGCCCACAACGAACGATGAAAATTCCATTTTGATGGGAGAACAATCATGTATCAACTCTTGAACACGCTCTATGTGACAACGGACAAAGCCTATTTGCGACTCGATCATGAAACGCTAAAGGTGGACGTGGAGGGAACGACCAAACTCCAGGTGCCCCTACACCATTTAGGCGGGATCGTCTGTTTTGGCAACGTGCTCGTCAGCCCGTTTCTACTGCACCGTTGTGCTGAAGATGGCCGCGCCGTTGTTTTCTTGGATCATCACGGTCAGTTTAAAGCACGCCTCGAAGGGCCTGTATCAGGCAACGTGCTGCTTCGGCGTGCCCAGCATCTAGCTGTGAGTGACTCCATCAAGCCACCGTTGATTGCTCGGAACATCGTGGCGGGGAAAATCCAAAATGCCCGCCAGATCGTTCTCAGAGCGGCTCGGGAAACCGATAATCCGGAAGACATAGCCTTCTTCACTGAATGCGCCAATACGTTGCTTGGCTTATTGGCCAGCCTGGAAAGTAGCACGGAGCTTGAGCAGATGCGGGGAATCGAAGGGAATGCGGCACGGGCTTACTTCAGCGTGCTGGGTCGGATGGTGAGAGTGGATCGGGAAGCATTTGGAATGAACGGTCGAAGCCGGCGTCCCCCGCTCGACCGGATGAACGCGCTCTTGTCGTTTCTCTACACCTTGCTACTGAGCGATTGTGTGGCTGCTGCGGAAGCAGTAGGTTTAGACCCACAAATTGGTTTTTTGCATGCTCTGCGGCCGGGACGCCCGGCCTTGGGCCTTGATCTGATGGAAGAGCTTCGCGCGGTGTTAGCCGACCGCCTGGCATTGACGCTCATCAACCGCCAGCAAATCACCCGGGATGATTTTCACCAGAGACCGGGTGGGGCGGTGCTTCTAGAAGACGAGGCTCGCAAGACGGTTGTCGTTGCTTACCAGAAACGTAAGCAAGATGAAGTTCAACACCCCGTGCTTGGACAGAAGGTCCCATTCGGTTTGGTTCCTCATATCCAGGCGCGGCTTCTGGCTCGTTATCTTCGAGGCGATTTGTCAATCTATCCACCATTTCTGTATCGGTAACGCTCGCCGTTCGAGCGGTGCCAGGAGGATCCTATGGACGT is part of the Blastocatellia bacterium genome and harbors:
- the cas1c gene encoding type I-C CRISPR-associated endonuclease Cas1c, with product MYQLLNTLYVTTDKAYLRLDHETLKVDVEGTTKLQVPLHHLGGIVCFGNVLVSPFLLHRCAEDGRAVVFLDHHGQFKARLEGPVSGNVLLRRAQHLAVSDSIKPPLIARNIVAGKIQNARQIVLRAARETDNPEDIAFFTECANTLLGLLASLESSTELEQMRGIEGNAARAYFSVLGRMVRVDREAFGMNGRSRRPPLDRMNALLSFLYTLLLSDCVAAAEAVGLDPQIGFLHALRPGRPALGLDLMEELRAVLADRLALTLINRQQITRDDFHQRPGGAVLLEDEARKTVVVAYQKRKQDEVQHPVLGQKVPFGLVPHIQARLLARYLRGDLSIYPPFLYR
- the cas7c gene encoding type I-C CRISPR-associated protein Cas7/Csd2; protein product: MTNEIYTDPKRRHDFVLLFDVTDGNPNGDPDAGNLPRVDPETMQGLVTDVCLKRKVRNYVLTTKRTESAPMPGYDIYVKERGVLNREHQRAYSARNIEVGEPASLLVPQDLVPVFAPNGEPVDLPEGFTLKEGEGDGTWTLNYSGLLDAGEQKEAMKQIEESLGKKGKDFASKVVKSAKSRKPTAEEVDSAQSWMCQQYFDIRAFGAVMSTGINCGQVRGPIQLTFARSVDPVVPLDLSITRVAVTREEDAAKEREMGRKALVPYGLYIGYGFVNPHFAAQTGLSEEDLSLLWEALQRMWDLDRSASRGLMACRGLYVFTHENAKGNAPAHKLFERIRVQRKAGVEAPRQFSDYIVTIADKDLPPGVTLKALVE
- the cas8c gene encoding type I-C CRISPR-associated protein Cas8c/Csd1, giving the protein MLLQQLRDYSERLELPPPMYLKTPITWLIELDVNGNFRGFVATEGKGGKKDRGKEYLAPHVARSSGVRAKLLADTGEYVLGIAREKSRPERVEECHRAFVDLVRTCAKETNEPSVAAVLRFLESADLKALQLPGDFDPGDVLTFRVDGVMPIDLPSVKNFWASFATGQPDDQSASKPMQCLICGELRPAVKRLPIKIKRIPGGQTSGMAIISANVPAFESYGLEASLIAPTCQDCGERFSKAANELIENEQTHITIGPIVYLFWTKQEHTFSFATLLSSPEPGEVKALMSSAFGGKETAAQLDTMPFYATAFSASGGRVAVREWLDTTVEEAKRNLARYFALQRIVERDGTEGKPLGLYALASSTVRDASKELPPNVPKALLHVALKGGPLPMWLLFQAVKRNRAEQGITRPRAALIKMVLRSQQDSDPMEETMIELDTSNRNPAYLCGRLLALLEAVQRAAIPGANTTITDRFFGTASSAPASVFGRLLRGAQAHLGKLRREKPGTHEALQRKLEEVQAGLTTFPKTLTLEEQGLFSLGYYHQRAADRAAAIAYKQSQQKETA
- the cas4 gene encoding CRISPR-associated protein Cas4, whose product is MPDRSDQIWADSELVMISALEHYSYCPRQCALIHLEQTFDENLYTIRGQLLHERVDEPASELHGEVRIERALPLWSKRLGLVGKADVVEFHPTPGSGRELKPYPVEYKVGPRRKWGHDDLQLCAQAICLEEMTGQSVPCGAVYHHGSRKRREVVFDEPLRQRVIETVAAVRQMLATETLPPAVNDARCEHCSLKESCLPKVVGEAARLQAIRLSLFRANDST